CCTCGGCCATCCTCGAGCCCTCGCACGTCCTGAGGGCGCTCGGAGTGGGCGAGGAGCTAGCCCATTCCTCCATCCGTTTCAGCCTCGGTCGGTTCAACACCGAAGAGGAGGTCGATTACGTCATTCAGCGAGTTAAGGAAACAGTGGAGCGGCTCCGAGAGATGTCGCCCCTCTACGAGATGGTCAAAGAGGGGATCGACCTCTCGAGCGTTCAGTGGCAGACCTGAGGCAGGCAAGGCGGGAACGCAATCATGGCATACAGCGACAAGGTCATCGACCACTACAAAAACCCCCGCAATGTAGGCTCTTTCCCAAAGGAGGAGCTCGGCGTGGGGACGGGTATCGTCGGGGCCCCAGAGTGTGGCGATGTGATGAAGCTCCAGATCAAGGTCAACGAAGAGACCGAGGTCATCGAAGAGGCCCTGTTTAAGACCTTCGGTTGCGGCAGCGCCATCGCCTCCTCAAGCCTGGTGACCGAGTGGGTCAAGGGCAAGAGCATCGAGGAAGCTCTCAGTATCAAGAACACGCAAATCGTCAACGAGCTGAGCCTTCCGCCGGTCAAGATTCACTGCTCTGTTCTTGCCGAAGACGCCATTAAGGCCGCCATTGCTGATTACAAGAAGAAGATCGATCAGGCAGGCAACGAAGCTCATGGCCACCATCGAGACCAATAAGCACACGGATCACCTCTGCTGGTCCTGTTACCAACCCACCGGAGGGAAACCCTTCTGCCCCGACTGCTTTAAGGTCCAGTTTCATCAGCCCAAGGCCGATTACTTCAGCATCTTGGGGCTGGATGCGAGAAGAATGAGTCTGGAGCCGGAGAGGCTGGAGGAGGCCTTCTACGCGCTGAGCCGACGTGTTCACCCGGACCACTATCAGAGCCGCAACCCAACGGAACGCCGGATTGTCGAAGAATGCGCGGCCTTGGTCAACGTCGCTTACCGCACTTTGCGAGACCCCATCGCCCGAACGGAATACCTCCTTGAACTGGAGACAGGCTCCCCGCAGGAGCACCGGGACCAGCCGCCGGCAGAGCTCCTTAGTCAGCTGATGGAAATCGAGGAGATAGTGGAGGCCTACCAAGGTTCGGGAGGAGCCGAACGAGGGGCCCTGAAAGACTCTCTAAAGGAGGTTCACCGCTCCCTTGAGGCCCGCCGGGAGGCAACAGAGACCGAGCTCCACGAGACCTTCGAACTCTGGGACCGTCTCGTGCTGGAAGAAGGCTCAGAAGAGCCCAAGGCCTCATTGCTCAAGCGCTTACGGGAGCTTCTTCATCATCGTAGTTATCTCACAACGACCATCCGGGACATCTCGGCTGCTCTCGCCGGTGACCCGCGCCCGGAGCCCGAGGTGGACTGACCCGCTATGAGTCGCGTCGTCGGAATCGACCTGGGAACCTCCAACAGCCTTGTGGCCTATATGGATGGTGGCGGGCCTCGCGTTATCGCCGGGCCCGACGGAAGCAAGCTTGTCCCCTCGGTCATCAGCTTTGATGACGGCCAGGCCGTCATTGGCGAGCAAGCGAGGGCCAGACGCATCACCCGGGTGGACTCCACCGTCTACTCGGTAAAGCGCTTCATGGGCAAGGGGATCGAAGATCTTTCCGCTGAGCTCGCCTACCTTCCATTTCAGCTTACCGGCAACGAGCGCGAGATTGTCCAGATCAAAGTGGCCGGGAGGGACTACACTCCTATGGAGCTTTCGGCACTGATTCTTCGGGAGCTCAAGGGCCGAGCCGAGGCCTTCTTCGGCGGGCCGGTTACCAAGGCGGTCATCACCGTCCCAGCTTACTTCCACGACGTCCAGCGGCAGGCAACCAAGGACGCCGGCAAGCTCGCCGGCCTGGAGGTCTTGCGCATTGTCAACGAGCCCACGGCGGCCTGTCTGGCCTACGGGCTCGACAAGCGCCAAGACGGTATCGTAGCCGTCTACGACCTTGGCGGGGGCACCTTCGACATCTCCATCCTCAAGCTCAAGGACGGCATATTCGAGGTGCTCTCAACCAGCGGGGATACGATGCTCGGCGGCGACGACCTCGACCACAGGCTCATGGAGCTCATCCTCAATGAGGTTGAGGCTGCCGGTGGCCAGGGCCTCCGCAGTCGGCCGGAGGTCCTCGAGCGGGTTCGGGCGGCTGCCGAGGAGGCTAAAGTGGCCCTGTCCGAGGCCGAAGAGACATGGATTGTTATCGAGGGCGAAGGGCTAGGGAGCGACCTCGACTACCGCCGGCTCCTTACACGGGAAGAATTTGAGGCTCTTGTGGGCGACCTCGTTCAAAAAACCGTTCGCCCCTGCCTCCAGGCTTTGGAGGATGCCCGTCTCACACCTGAGGAAATTGATGAGGTCCTCCTTGTGGGAGGCTCCACACGGGTGCCAATGGTGCGCCGGGTTGTGGCAGAGACCTTCTCTCGAGAACCCCACAGCGAGCTGAACCCGGAGGAGGTCGTCGCTCTGGGGGCGGCCATTCAGGCCGACATCCTGGCGGGGAACAACCAAGAGCTGCTCCTGCTCGACATTACACCTCTGTCGCTCGGCATCGAGACCATGGGCGGCGTGGTGAGTACGCTCATCCCCCGAAATACTACAATTCCCACGCGGGCGACCGAGGTCTTCACCACCTTCGTTGACGGCCAGGTCAACGTCGAGATTAACGTGCTCCAGGGCGAGCGGGAGCTGGCCCAGGACTGCCGAAGCCTAGCCTGCTTCACGCTCACCGGCATCGAGCCTCAGCCAGCGGGTATACCTCGCATCAAAGTGACCTTTCTCATCGATGCCAACGGTATTCTCAACGTCACGGCACACGATCAGCGGAGCGGCAAAGCCCAAACGGTGGAGGTTTCCCCTTCCTACGGGCTCGCCGAAGACGAGGTGGAGAGGATGCTCAGGGATAGCATAGAGCACGCTGAAGCCGACGTCTCCACCAGGCTGCTCATCGAGACCCGCAGCGAGGCCGACATAATCCTCAATGCCACGGCAAGGGCCCTGGCCACTGATGAGGTTGAGATTCCGGCCGAGGAGCGCTCGGCCATCGAAGAGGCCGTTTCACGGCTGGAAGAGGCAAAGGGCGGCCTCGACCACCATCGGCTGAGGGACGAGATTGAACGGCTCAACGCCGCGACCAGGCCACTGGCTGAGCGCATCATGGGTGCGGCTCTCGAGGCGGCCCTGAAGGATCGTCCCTTCTCCGAGATTCTCGACTCTCAGGATGCGCTGACCATGCCAAAGGTGACGTTCCTGCCGGACAACGAGACGGTCGAGGTGGAGGAGGGCTCCTCCATCCTCGATGCTGCGCTTGATAACGACCTCTGGCTGGACCACAACTGCGGTGGTTGCTGCGCCTGCACAACCTGCCACGTGATCGTCAAGGCCGGAGAAGACAGCCTCTCGGAGATGGAGGAGGATGAAGACGTCCGGCTGGATGGCGCTGAAGGGCTCACCCTGGCCTCCAGGCTGGGCTGCCAGGCCCGGATATTCGGAGACGTGGTGTTGGAAATTCCCGCCCCACCGGGAGCGGTCCGCATTGTGGATAAGGCTCAGCTC
This genomic interval from Nitrospinota bacterium contains the following:
- the iscU gene encoding Fe-S cluster assembly scaffold IscU, translated to MAYSDKVIDHYKNPRNVGSFPKEELGVGTGIVGAPECGDVMKLQIKVNEETEVIEEALFKTFGCGSAIASSSLVTEWVKGKSIEEALSIKNTQIVNELSLPPVKIHCSVLAEDAIKAAIADYKKKIDQAGNEAHGHHRDQ
- the hscB gene encoding Fe-S protein assembly co-chaperone HscB; the protein is MATIETNKHTDHLCWSCYQPTGGKPFCPDCFKVQFHQPKADYFSILGLDARRMSLEPERLEEAFYALSRRVHPDHYQSRNPTERRIVEECAALVNVAYRTLRDPIARTEYLLELETGSPQEHRDQPPAELLSQLMEIEEIVEAYQGSGGAERGALKDSLKEVHRSLEARREATETELHETFELWDRLVLEEGSEEPKASLLKRLRELLHHRSYLTTTIRDISAALAGDPRPEPEVD
- the dnaK gene encoding molecular chaperone DnaK, with translation MSRVVGIDLGTSNSLVAYMDGGGPRVIAGPDGSKLVPSVISFDDGQAVIGEQARARRITRVDSTVYSVKRFMGKGIEDLSAELAYLPFQLTGNEREIVQIKVAGRDYTPMELSALILRELKGRAEAFFGGPVTKAVITVPAYFHDVQRQATKDAGKLAGLEVLRIVNEPTAACLAYGLDKRQDGIVAVYDLGGGTFDISILKLKDGIFEVLSTSGDTMLGGDDLDHRLMELILNEVEAAGGQGLRSRPEVLERVRAAAEEAKVALSEAEETWIVIEGEGLGSDLDYRRLLTREEFEALVGDLVQKTVRPCLQALEDARLTPEEIDEVLLVGGSTRVPMVRRVVAETFSREPHSELNPEEVVALGAAIQADILAGNNQELLLLDITPLSLGIETMGGVVSTLIPRNTTIPTRATEVFTTFVDGQVNVEINVLQGERELAQDCRSLACFTLTGIEPQPAGIPRIKVTFLIDANGILNVTAHDQRSGKAQTVEVSPSYGLAEDEVERMLRDSIEHAEADVSTRLLIETRSEADIILNATARALATDEVEIPAEERSAIEEAVSRLEEAKGGLDHHRLRDEIERLNAATRPLAERIMGAALEAALKDRPFSEILDSQDALTMPKVTFLPDNETVEVEEGSSILDAALDNDLWLDHNCGGCCACTTCHVIVKAGEDSLSEMEEDEDVRLDGAEGLTLASRLGCQARIFGDVVLEIPAPPGAVRIVDKAQLAAGQIDEETYKERFKSTELARGREGSKTGETRR